The Thermomicrobiales bacterium genome contains the following window.
GTGTCGCAAGCTGCGCCTAGCTGGAGCGCGGGATGGGCACATCGATGATGGTCGGTCCGCGTCGCTCGAACGCGGCGACAACTGCGTCCCGCAATTCCTCCGGCGAGTTGGCGCGGACGCCCGGGATGCCATACGCATCTGCCAGCTTCACGTAGTCGGGATTCACGAGCTCGGTGGCCATTACCTGACCAGAAAAGCTGTGCTTCATCGCGCTATCGACCGCGGTGTAGGTCGAGTCGTTGAAGATGACGATCGGAACCGTCACCTCGAACTGGATCGCGGTCGCGACCTCTTGCATCGTGAACTGAAATCCGCCGTCTCCGACAACCGCTACAACCGGGACGTCGGGCCGGCCGATCTTTGCGCCGATTGCGGCTGGCACCGAGAACCCCAGGGTGCCGTAGTTTGCCGGGAACATGTAGGTTCGCGGCGCGTAGACGGGGAAGGAGTCACCCATGAGATAGCTCATCATCGTCATGTCGTGAACGATGATCCCTTCGCGCGGCAGCGCTTCACGCATCGCGTCGATATACCCGCCGAACTGGGGATCGCGCCGTGTTTCGGTAATCCGCTCTCGAACTTCGGCTACCTCGTCGGGCGACCAGCGTGGCGCAATATCGCCAGCGTTGTTTAGCGCTGCCAGAAGCGACTCTGCCGTCGCTCGGGCATCGGCGATGATACCGATCTCGGGATTCGGATAGTTGAGGTTGATCTCAGACGGATCGACATCAACCCGGATCATGCGTTCAGGGAAGGGCATCTGCCAGAAGTTGGTTTCCTGCGCGCCCAGCTTCGAGCCGATGACCAGCACAAGGTCCGCCTCCGCGAGAAGTGAATCGGCCGGATTCTCACGCCCCCACGGATCCCAGGCATGACCGAGCGAATATGGGTTATCGTCGGCGACAACTCCCTTGCCCATGATTGAGCAGAGTACCGGCGCTCCGAGGATTTCGGCGAGCGCCGTGATCGGCTCGCTCGCGTCGCTCGCGCCACCGCCAACGTAGATGATCGGTCGCCGAGCGCTCGCGAGAGCCGCGGCTGCTTTCTCCACGGTCTCAACCGTTGGTGTTGCACGGTAGGTCGGGTGCAGTTCAGGCTCGGCGAACGGACCGACCTCCGCCAGCACATCCAGCGGCACCTCGACGTGAACCGGTCGTGGCCGGCCGGCCGTCGATGCCTGGATCGCGCCATAGACCTGCCCGGCGATGTCGCGGTGCTCGTGAACCTTGGTCGACTGCTTGGTCACGATCCCCATCAGTCCAGACTGGTCGCGTAGATCGTGGAGATTGCCGCGCATCTTGCCGGCATACTCGCGCTCGACCTGCGACGAGATCACCACGACCGGCGATGAGTCCGCGTACGCCTCGCCGACTGCGGTTGCCACGTTTGTGATGCCCGGTCCGGTGATGATCAGGGCGACACCGGGCTTGCCGGTAGCACGGGCATAGCCGTCGGCCATGAAGCCCGCGCCCTGCTCGTGACGAGCCAGAATGTGCCGGATTTTCCTGCCGTGTAGCCCGTCGTACAGCGCGAGCGTATGGACGCCCGGAATGCCAAACACGACGTCCACCCCGGCAGCCTCGATTGCGGCGATTGCCGCGCTGCCACCTGTTACCTGTTCGCTCATGTGTTACTCGTTACCCTCCGTGTGTGATCTGCTTCACGATGTAGACACTGAAGTCTAGCCGACAAGACGGGCGATCGTCTCGGTTGCCTTGAGACCGTTCCCGGTCAGAAGAATGACATGCTCACCATCGGCCACTGGAAGCCCGCGTTCGACGGCTGCGCGGAAGGCGGCTGCGCCGATGGCGGCTGTTGGCTCGACGTAGAGACCCTGCCGCCAGAGCTCGTTCAACGCCGCCGCAATCTCCGGTTCGCTGACTGCCGTCGCTGAGCCGGCCGTGTCACGAATCGCGCTGAGTATCTGCCGGCCGCGCGCTGGCGCCCCGATCTTCGTCCCTTCCGCGATTGTTTCACCTGCCGGCACTGGTTGGACCTCGTCCAGGTGCTGCTGCCAGGCAGCGACCACGGGTGCGCACGCGGCGGGTTGGACGGCAACAAGCGCCGGCGGCGTGTCGGAGACTGCGCGAAAGCCGCGCCATCCTCCGACGAACGCGCTGCCGCCACCGGTCGGTATCCATGCGGTTGTCGGGGTTGCGAATCCGAGCTGTTCCCAGACCTCGAGCGCCCAGGTCTTGACACCTTCAACGAAGACCGGATGCCAGTTGTGGCTCGCGTAGAACGCAGTCGGATCCTGCCTGGCGGCCTCCTGAGCGGCAGTAGCGACCGCGTCGCGCGGACCATCAACCAGCACGACCCTGGCGCCGAACGCTCGGGATTGGACGAGCTTGCCGGGCGATGTTGTGGCCGGCGCATAGACAATGCATTCGAGGCCATTCGCGGCTGCGAAGCCGGCCATGGCCGCTGCCGCATTCCCCGATGAATCGACGATTACGCGTTGGACGCCGATCGACTTCAGCCAGGCAATCATTACCGACGCGCCTCGGTCCTTGAATGATCCGGTTGGAAGGAGCGAATCGAGCTTGAAGCGCACAGGGTGGCCCGCCAGAGTGCCTCCCACGAGCGGCGTCATACCGCTGCCGAGCGCGCGTGTCTCGCCACGAACAACGGGAAGAGCCGCCGCGTAACGCCATAGAGATGGCTCAGCGCGAATGATTTCAGCAGGATCAATCGTCGGAAGATGATCGAACGCCAGTGGGCCGCCGCAGACCGGACAGCGCCAGATTGCCTGTGTCAGCGGTTCCAGATGCCCACAGAGATCGCAACGAAACTGAACACTGACCATCGACATCGCCCTTTCCATCGTACCGTCAACCGACGGAGTGTAGCAGCCAGTCCGGACTGTTTTTCGTGCAGTTCGGCGGCTGACAGAGTACGCTTCAGACGTGACCGTACTGGGGATGTCTCTGGAAACCCGCCTCAAGACCACGATGCTCTCGCTCTCTCTCGATGTGGGCGAGGAGTTGATGTGTCTGATCGGGGTCAGTGGTTCCGGCAAGAGCGCGATCCTTCGGTCGATTGCCGGCGTCTACCAACCGGACAATGGGTCGATCGAGATTGGCGGGCGACAGGTTCTCTCGACCGGGCTTGGGATTAATCTCCCACCGGCAGAGCGCCGTGTCGGGTTCGTCCCGCAATCGCACGCCTTATTCGGCCATCTCAGTGCGGGCGAGAATATCGCCTACCCGCTTCTCAAGCAAAGTGACCTGCCGCCAGCGATCCTCGCCAGTCGTGTCGAACAACTCTGTGACCTGCTGAACCTCACGGATGATCTTCAGCGCCGGCCGGACGATCTGCCGCCGCTCGTCCAACTCCGGGTGGCGCTTGGCCGCGCGCTAGTGACAGATCCTGAGCTGCTTCTGCTCGACGACCCTTTTGGGCGCCTCGATCGCGAGACCCGTCCAGTAGCTCGCGCGGAATTCGCGGAGCTGCTTCGGCGTGTGCGAGTTCCTACGCTGTTCGCCACCGTCGAGCTGGAGGAGGGGTACGAAATCGCGGACAGGGTCGCTCTCATTGATGGGGGACGGATACTGCAGGTCGATGCACCGCGGACACTCCTGCTTCGCCCCGCTAACCGACGTGTCGCAGAGCTGGTCCGCAGCGTCAACGTGTTCGAAGGCACTATAGCGCGCGTCGTCGATGGCATCGCCACGGTCGACACGGTGGCCGGCATGATACGGACGCCCCAGATGGCGAGCGTCGGAGAGCGGGTCGATCTGGTCATTCGCCCGGAGCATGTCGAGTTGGTGTCTCAGCCCAAGGACGCTGCCGAGAACATCATCGCGGGCGAGGTCGTCGAGATTTCGCCACACGGTCAGGTGAGCGCGGTGACGATCCGTGTCTCCGCACATCGAGTCGATACGACGATTCAGGCGTATATCGCCAACGACGTCGTGCAGTCCTCCGGGATCGTGGTCGGCGGTCGGTGTCTGTTTTCCCTCCCCGCTCGCGCCATTCATACGATGCCGATATCCCCGGCATCTTAGCCACGGCCACCAGTGCGGAATGTTCGCGGAAGCAGCCGGCCAGGCACGCGCTGGCGATAGGCTGCGTAGTCCGAGTATCGAGATTCGAGGAGAGCCTCCTCGTGCCGTGCCTTCGCGCCAAAGAACACGGCGGCTACCGGCGTTGCATACGCGGCGAAACTGGAACCCGTGCCGATTGCCCAGGCGAGCAATCCCAGTGTTGCGCTGAGATACATCGGGTGGCGAACGACACCGTAGACGCCAGTATCCACAAGCTGACCTTCACGAACCGGCGTCGGCGCCATCGTGAGGTTTCTCCCGAGGGTTCGACGTGCCAGCTTCCGCTATACCGATTGCGCCAGCAAAGGGGACCACCGCAATGGCGAGCCTGTTGCGATTCGGAAATCCGACGCGGCGCAGGGTTCGGATACCGGCGCTTGCGCTGGCGCCGAACAGAAGCAACTGCGCGCCGATCCAGAATCGGTCACTTGCGGTGATTTGGGACCACAATCCGTTCACGTGGCTGGCTCTCTTTCCTGGCGTTGTTCTGCTGCTGGCGAGGGACGATTGTCGATACAATGATATCCAGCCGAGGTGGTCCGCCGCCTCCGGCGATCCACGGTCGGCACGTAACGGCGTTGAGAGATCGGGAGCACCGTTGAATTACCGCGGTCACGTCCTGGTCGTCGAGGACGATATGATCATCGCCGATCTGATCGATCAGATTCTGAGCTTCGAGTCATTTCGAGTGTCTCACGTCGTCGACGGAAGGTCGGCCGTTGCCTTCGTCGTGGCTCAGCCACCCGACCTTGTGCTGATGGACCTGATGCTGCCTGTCATCAGTGGCATTGAGGCCAGTCGGCAAATCAAGATGCATTCATCACTCATTGTTGCGGCGACGCCGATCGTCGCGATGTCCGCTGGAGTCAATCTCCGAGCGGCCGCCGGAGATCTTCCGGTCGAGGGCGTTCTGGCGAAGCCATTTGATATCGATGAGTTGCTGGCGACAGTCAAGGTGCATATGCGTGCGCCGGGGTCTGGACATCTCCCGAGACGCTGCTGACATTTCATTGCAATAGAACGTAAGAAAGCCCGATGGCGAGAGATTCGCCATCGGGCTTTCCTGGTAGTAGCGGGGGCAGGATTCGAACCTGCGACCTTTGGGTTATGAGCCCAACGAGCTGCCGCTGCTCCACCCCGCGGTGGTGGTGGTGGATGCGTGTGTGTGAGGGTGGGTGTTGGTGATGACGAGTCGGGGGTGGGCGCGACGGCCTCGCCTCCCACGCAGTTGCCCGCGCAGTACTCTCCGGCGCTGCCCGGGGGCACGACCCGGTGCGGGATGGGACGGGGTGGGGCCCGGGCGCTCTGGGCCACGCCCACCCCCGGCTCGTCAGTTGGTGGTGGTATAGATGGCGTGGGTTTGCCGTGGTGGTCGGGAGACGCGCGTGGGCGGTGGTGGTGGTGGAGAGTGGGGTGGGGTGTGTGTGTGGGAGGGGGAAGAAGAACCGCCCTCGACCATGAGGACGGCTTGGCTCCAGTCGGTTACCCGCTGTCCACCGGCCGCCTCTTAACCCGGTCGTCTTCCGGGGGTCTTACTCTGTAATGATGAGAAGGCTCATCTTGGGGTGGGCTTCCCACTTAGATGCTGTCAGCGGTTATCCCTGCCAGACGTAGCTACCCAGCGCTGCCGGATGTCCGACAACTGGCACACCAGCGGTCTGTCCAGCCCGGTCCTCTCGTACTAGGGCCAGCCCCCCGCAACCTTCTATGCGCCCACGGCGGATAGAGACCGAACTGTCTCACGACGTTCTGAACCCAGCTCGCGTACCTCTTTCATGGGCGAACAGCCCAACCCTTGGGACCGCCTCCAGCCCCAGGATGAGACGAGCCGACATCGAGGTGCCAAACGCTGCCGTCGATATGGACTCTTGGGCAACATCAGCCTGTTATCCCCGGGGTAGCTTTTATCCGTTACGCCACGGCCCTTCCACGCGGGACCGTGGGATCACTCTGCCCGACTTTCGTCCCTGCTCGGGTGGTCACCCTCGCAGTCAAGCCCCCTTGCTGCCAGTGCACGCTCCGGCCGATTTCCATCCGGCCTGAGGGGACCATTGGGCGCCTCCGTTACTGTTTAGGAGGCGACCGCCCCAGTCAAACTCCCCGCCAGCCACTGTCCCCGCGCCGGATAACGGCCGCAGGTGAGAGCGCCGACCTGGCCAGAGTGGTATTTCACCGCCGCCTCCCCCGGGACTGGCGTCCCGGGTTCATTGGCTCCCACCTATCCTACACAAGCCAGATCTACGCCCGATGGCAAGCTGGAGTAAAGCTCCACGGGGTCTTTTTGTCCTGCCGCGGGTTGTCCGCATCTTCACGGACAGTTCAATTTCACCGGGTCCCTCGTTGAGACAGCGCCCAGATCGTTATGCCTTTCGTGCGGGTCGGAACTTACCCGACAAGGAATTTCGCTACCTTAGGACCGTTATAGTTACGGCCGCCGTTTACCGGGGCTTCGGTTCAGAGCGTGAACCCCTCCCCTTAACCTTCCGGCACTGGGCAGGCATCAGCCCCTATACGTCCGGTTTCCCGTTCGCAGAGACCTGTGTTTTTGGTAAACAGTCGCCTGGGCCGCTTCACTGCAACCCCCTCCCGCTCCGGTTCGCGAGGAACCATCACGGTACCGGGGCCCACCTTCTCCCGAAGTTACGGTGGTAATTTGCCGAGTTCCTTAACGAGGGGTCTCCCGTCCACCTTGGTCTATTCGACCTGCCCACCTGTGTCGGTTTGCGGTACGGGCACAGATCACCTGGCTAGAGGCTTTTCCTGGCAGTTCAGGCCCAACCCACTTGGCCGGGGTGTCCCCCGACCTCGCCATCGCCTCTCGGTCATCGTCGCGGGGGATTTGCCTCCCGCGGCTCCCTACCGGCTTGGACGGATTGCTCCGCTGGGCCTGCCGCCCTGCGTCCCCCCATCGCTCGTAACGGGGATCTGTGGTACGGGAATATTCACCCGTTGTCCATCGCCTACGCCTTGCGGCCTCGGCTTAGGCCCGACTCACCCGCAGCTGATCAGCATGGCTGCGGAACCCTTGGGCATTCGGTGGGGCGGATTCTCACCGCCCTTGCGCTACTCATACCGGCATTCGCACTCGTCGCCGCTCCAGCCGTGCTCCCGCTCGACCTTCTCTGCTGACGACGACGCTCCCCTACCATACGATGCATTGCTGCATCCTATCCGCGGCTTCGGTGCTGGCCTTGAGCCCCGGTACATTGTCGGCGCCAGCGCACTCGACCAGTGAGCTATTACGCACTCTTTCAAGGGTGGCTGCTTCTAAGCCAACCTCCTGGTTGTCTGTGCACGCTGACAGCCTTGTCCACTTAGGCCAGACTTGGGGACCTTAGCCGGCGGTCCGGGCTGTTTCCCTCTCGACGACGAAACTTAGCTCCCGCCGTCTCACTCCCGATGGATCGGCGCCGGCATTCGGAGTTTGGTTGGGGTCAGTAAGCGGGAAGCCCCATCGCCCATCCAGTGCTCTACCTCCGGCGTCGCCTGACATCGAGGCTGGCCCTAAAGCCATTTCGGGGAGAACCAGCTATCTCCAGGTTCGCTTGGCATTTCACCCCTACCCACAGCTCATCCGCGCCTTTTGCAACAGACGTCGGTGCGGGCCTCCACGCGCTCTTACACGCGCTTCACCCTGGCCATGGGTAGATCACCTGGTTTCGGGTCGACCGCCCGCGACGTGATAGCCGAAGCTATCGCTCGCCCTGTTCGGACTCGGTTTCCCTCTGGCGCCGGGTATCACTCCCTCAACCGCGCCACAGACGGTCACTCGCCGGTTCGTTCTACAAAAAGCACGCCATCAGCCTGCCCGTCCCGTAGGCCGGGCAACAGCCTCTGACAGTATGTCGGCACACGGTTTCAGGATCTATTTCACTCCCCGCGCCGGGGTGCTTTTCACCATTCCCTCACGGTACTGTTCGCTATCGGTCGCCTGCGGTATTTAGCCTTGGAGGGTGGTCCCCCCTGCTTCCGGCGGGATATCACGTGTCCCGCCGTACTCCCGGATTCCTGACCGAGTCCGTCGCTTTTCCCCTACGGGACGCTCGCCCTCTTCGGTGGCCCGTTCCAGTGGCCTTCGGGTAAGCGGCGGATTGATAACTCGGTGCGGGTGCTGCCGCCCCCGCTCCAGGCCCGTCCAACCCCAGACGACCATCGCCGGCAGGCTGTGCCAGCCGTCTGGTTTCGGCTTCTCCCGTTTCGTTCGCCACTACTCCGGGAATACTCTCTTTTCCTCGGGGTACTCAGATGTTTCACTTCCCCCGGTGCCCTTCACCCGGCCTATGTGTTCAGCCGGGGATGACGGAGGTCCACCTCCGCCGGGTTGCCCCATTCGGACATCCTCGGATCATTGCGTGCCCGCCGCTCCCCGAGGCGTATCGTCGCGTGGCCACGTCCTTCATCGGCCGCAGGCGCCAAGGCATCCACCGTGTGCCTTCGACGCGGTTCTTCTTCGTCTCCCGCGTCCCACGTTCTCTCCACCACCAGCACGCGCCTCGCGCGTCTCCCGGCCACCCGGTCGACCACGCCGGCCACCTGCCAGCAGTCCTCACACGATCGACAGCCCGGCTTGGCTGTCGTCGCGCGCATCCTCCACTTGGTAAGGTGCCGGTGGAGCTGCGGGGATTCGAACCCCGGACCTCCGCCGTGCAAAGGCGGCGCTCTCCCAACTAAGCTACAGCCCCGTCTCGACGACTCCACTCGCCGCCCGCCTTCCCTGTCCGGGAACAGCGGTGGGCGTTCGTGGACTCGAACCACGGGCCTCACCCTTATCAGGGGTGTGCTCTAACCAGCTGAGCTAAACGCCCCCAGGCCGTGGCTCCGGCTGAAGCCACGCGCTGGCGCCGTGCCAACTGAGCCGTGATGCCCCCGTGCGAACCAGAAACTTGAAAAGCGGATTCAGTGTCTGCGGTCAGTGTGTGGTCGCCCCTCCCCGTCCGACCCCATCCGCCCAGGCCCTCCCCCCGGTTTGTGCCGGGGCTCGTCAGGCGTGGGATGGTGGATGACGGCGGCGGGTGACTCGCGGTGCGACCGTTGACCTGGAAGGGATCCGTCCTCGATGACTCGAGACCCGGATCCGGCTCCCTAGAAAGGAGGTGATCCAGCCGCAGCTTCCGCTACGGCTACCTTGTTACGACTTCGTCCCAGTCACCAACCCCACCCTCGGCGGCTGCCTCCTTGCGGTTGGCCCACCGACTTCAGGTGTTGCCGGCTTCCATGACGTGACGGGCGGTGTGTACAAGG
Protein-coding sequences here:
- a CDS encoding response regulator codes for the protein MNYRGHVLVVEDDMIIADLIDQILSFESFRVSHVVDGRSAVAFVVAQPPDLVLMDLMLPVISGIEASRQIKMHSSLIVAATPIVAMSAGVNLRAAAGDLPVEGVLAKPFDIDELLATVKVHMRAPGSGHLPRRC
- a CDS encoding thiamine pyrophosphate-binding protein; protein product: MSEQVTGGSAAIAAIEAAGVDVVFGIPGVHTLALYDGLHGRKIRHILARHEQGAGFMADGYARATGKPGVALIITGPGITNVATAVGEAYADSSPVVVISSQVEREYAGKMRGNLHDLRDQSGLMGIVTKQSTKVHEHRDIAGQVYGAIQASTAGRPRPVHVEVPLDVLAEVGPFAEPELHPTYRATPTVETVEKAAAALASARRPIIYVGGGASDASEPITALAEILGAPVLCSIMGKGVVADDNPYSLGHAWDPWGRENPADSLLAEADLVLVIGSKLGAQETNFWQMPFPERMIRVDVDPSEINLNYPNPEIGIIADARATAESLLAALNNAGDIAPRWSPDEVAEVRERITETRRDPQFGGYIDAMREALPREGIIVHDMTMMSYLMGDSFPVYAPRTYMFPANYGTLGFSVPAAIGAKIGRPDVPVVAVVGDGGFQFTMQEVATAIQFEVTVPIVIFNDSTYTAVDSAMKHSFSGQVMATELVNPDYVKLADAYGIPGVRANSPEELRDAVVAAFERRGPTIIDVPIPRSS
- a CDS encoding ABC transporter ATP-binding protein, whose protein sequence is MSLETRLKTTMLSLSLDVGEELMCLIGVSGSGKSAILRSIAGVYQPDNGSIEIGGRQVLSTGLGINLPPAERRVGFVPQSHALFGHLSAGENIAYPLLKQSDLPPAILASRVEQLCDLLNLTDDLQRRPDDLPPLVQLRVALGRALVTDPELLLLDDPFGRLDRETRPVARAEFAELLRRVRVPTLFATVELEEGYEIADRVALIDGGRILQVDAPRTLLLRPANRRVAELVRSVNVFEGTIARVVDGIATVDTVAGMIRTPQMASVGERVDLVIRPEHVELVSQPKDAAENIIAGEVVEISPHGQVSAVTIRVSAHRVDTTIQAYIANDVVQSSGIVVGGRCLFSLPARAIHTMPISPAS
- a CDS encoding isoprenylcysteine carboxylmethyltransferase family protein, with amino-acid sequence MARRTLGRNLTMAPTPVREGQLVDTGVYGVVRHPMYLSATLGLLAWAIGTGSSFAAYATPVAAVFFGAKARHEEALLESRYSDYAAYRQRVPGRLLPRTFRTGGRG
- a CDS encoding pyridoxal-phosphate dependent enzyme — encoded protein: MSMVSVQFRCDLCGHLEPLTQAIWRCPVCGGPLAFDHLPTIDPAEIIRAEPSLWRYAAALPVVRGETRALGSGMTPLVGGTLAGHPVRFKLDSLLPTGSFKDRGASVMIAWLKSIGVQRVIVDSSGNAAAAMAGFAAANGLECIVYAPATTSPGKLVQSRAFGARVVLVDGPRDAVATAAQEAARQDPTAFYASHNWHPVFVEGVKTWALEVWEQLGFATPTTAWIPTGGGSAFVGGWRGFRAVSDTPPALVAVQPAACAPVVAAWQQHLDEVQPVPAGETIAEGTKIGAPARGRQILSAIRDTAGSATAVSEPEIAAALNELWRQGLYVEPTAAIGAAAFRAAVERGLPVADGEHVILLTGNGLKATETIARLVG